Proteins encoded together in one Felis catus isolate Fca126 chromosome B3, F.catus_Fca126_mat1.0, whole genome shotgun sequence window:
- the DUT gene encoding deoxyuridine 5'-triphosphate nucleotidohydrolase, mitochondrial isoform X3 → MASGGAAPGLILSPLVPSFLSFCSAMPCSEATPTISPSKRARPAEDAMRLRFVRLSEHATAPSKGSARAAGYDLYSAYDYTVPPMEKVLVKTDIQIALPSGCYGRVAPRSGLAAKHFIDVGAGVIDEDYRGNVGVVLFNFGKEKFEVKKGDRIAQLICERIFYPEIEEVQVLDDTERGSGGFGSTGKN, encoded by the exons ATGGCCTCGGGGGGCGCCGCCCCAG GACTCATTCTGAGTCCACTTGTTCCCTCTTTTCTCTCGTTCTGCTCTGCCATGCCCTGCTCTGAAGCGACACCCACCATCTCCCCCAGCAAGCGGGCTCGGCCTGCGGAGGACGCCATGCGGCTCCGCTTTGTCCGGCTCTCGGAGCACGCCACCGCCCCGAGCAAGGGGTCCGCGCGGGCCGCGGGCTACGACCTGTACAG TGCCTATGATTATACAGTACCACCTATGGAAAAAGTCCTTGtgaaaacagacattcagatagCTCTTCCTTCTGGGTGCTATGGAAGAGTAG ctccCCGTTCTGGCCTGGCTGCGAAACACTTCATAGATGTAGGAG ctGGCGTCATAGATGAAGATTATAGAGGAAATGTGGGTGTTGTACTATTTAATTTTGGCAAAGAAAAGTTTGAAG tCAAAAAGGGTGATCGAATTGCACAGCTCATTTGTGAACGGATTTTTTATCCAGAAATAGAGGAAGTTCAG GTTTTGGATGACACTGAAAGGGGTTCAGGAGGTTTTGGTTCTACTGGGAAGAATTAA
- the DUT gene encoding deoxyuridine 5'-triphosphate nucleotidohydrolase, mitochondrial isoform X1: MTPVCPRPALGYHFFPCLLRSVFKDARSAAPRAEAAGPPRPLSSTRSLSRGCRGARLILSPLVPSFLSFCSAMPCSEATPTISPSKRARPAEDAMRLRFVRLSEHATAPSKGSARAAGYDLYSAYDYTVPPMEKVLVKTDIQIALPSGCYGRVAPRSGLAAKHFIDVGAGVIDEDYRGNVGVVLFNFGKEKFEVKKGDRIAQLICERIFYPEIEEVQVLDDTERGSGGFGSTGKN, translated from the exons ATGACTCCCGTCTGCCCTCGCCCGGCTCTCGGCTACCATTTCTTTCCGTGTTTGCTGCGCTCAGTGTTTAAAGACGCGCGCAGCGCAGCGCCGAGAGCAGAGGCCGCGGGGCCGCCCCGGCCGCTGTCCAGCACTCGCAGCCTGAGTCGGGGCTGCCGCGGCGCCA GACTCATTCTGAGTCCACTTGTTCCCTCTTTTCTCTCGTTCTGCTCTGCCATGCCCTGCTCTGAAGCGACACCCACCATCTCCCCCAGCAAGCGGGCTCGGCCTGCGGAGGACGCCATGCGGCTCCGCTTTGTCCGGCTCTCGGAGCACGCCACCGCCCCGAGCAAGGGGTCCGCGCGGGCCGCGGGCTACGACCTGTACAG TGCCTATGATTATACAGTACCACCTATGGAAAAAGTCCTTGtgaaaacagacattcagatagCTCTTCCTTCTGGGTGCTATGGAAGAGTAG ctccCCGTTCTGGCCTGGCTGCGAAACACTTCATAGATGTAGGAG ctGGCGTCATAGATGAAGATTATAGAGGAAATGTGGGTGTTGTACTATTTAATTTTGGCAAAGAAAAGTTTGAAG tCAAAAAGGGTGATCGAATTGCACAGCTCATTTGTGAACGGATTTTTTATCCAGAAATAGAGGAAGTTCAG GTTTTGGATGACACTGAAAGGGGTTCAGGAGGTTTTGGTTCTACTGGGAAGAATTAA
- the DUT gene encoding deoxyuridine 5'-triphosphate nucleotidohydrolase, mitochondrial isoform X4: MASGGAAPATPTISPSKRARPAEDAMRLRFVRLSEHATAPSKGSARAAGYDLYSAYDYTVPPMEKVLVKTDIQIALPSGCYGRVAPRSGLAAKHFIDVGAGVIDEDYRGNVGVVLFNFGKEKFEVKKGDRIAQLICERIFYPEIEEVQVLDDTERGSGGFGSTGKN, encoded by the exons ATGGCCTCGGGGGGCGCCGCCCCAG CGACACCCACCATCTCCCCCAGCAAGCGGGCTCGGCCTGCGGAGGACGCCATGCGGCTCCGCTTTGTCCGGCTCTCGGAGCACGCCACCGCCCCGAGCAAGGGGTCCGCGCGGGCCGCGGGCTACGACCTGTACAG TGCCTATGATTATACAGTACCACCTATGGAAAAAGTCCTTGtgaaaacagacattcagatagCTCTTCCTTCTGGGTGCTATGGAAGAGTAG ctccCCGTTCTGGCCTGGCTGCGAAACACTTCATAGATGTAGGAG ctGGCGTCATAGATGAAGATTATAGAGGAAATGTGGGTGTTGTACTATTTAATTTTGGCAAAGAAAAGTTTGAAG tCAAAAAGGGTGATCGAATTGCACAGCTCATTTGTGAACGGATTTTTTATCCAGAAATAGAGGAAGTTCAG GTTTTGGATGACACTGAAAGGGGTTCAGGAGGTTTTGGTTCTACTGGGAAGAATTAA
- the DUT gene encoding deoxyuridine 5'-triphosphate nucleotidohydrolase, mitochondrial isoform X2 translates to MTPVCPRPALGYHFFPCLLRSVFKDARSAAPRAEAAGPPRPLSSTRSLSRGCRGATTPTISPSKRARPAEDAMRLRFVRLSEHATAPSKGSARAAGYDLYSAYDYTVPPMEKVLVKTDIQIALPSGCYGRVAPRSGLAAKHFIDVGAGVIDEDYRGNVGVVLFNFGKEKFEVKKGDRIAQLICERIFYPEIEEVQVLDDTERGSGGFGSTGKN, encoded by the exons ATGACTCCCGTCTGCCCTCGCCCGGCTCTCGGCTACCATTTCTTTCCGTGTTTGCTGCGCTCAGTGTTTAAAGACGCGCGCAGCGCAGCGCCGAGAGCAGAGGCCGCGGGGCCGCCCCGGCCGCTGTCCAGCACTCGCAGCCTGAGTCGGGGCTGCCGCGGCGCCA CGACACCCACCATCTCCCCCAGCAAGCGGGCTCGGCCTGCGGAGGACGCCATGCGGCTCCGCTTTGTCCGGCTCTCGGAGCACGCCACCGCCCCGAGCAAGGGGTCCGCGCGGGCCGCGGGCTACGACCTGTACAG TGCCTATGATTATACAGTACCACCTATGGAAAAAGTCCTTGtgaaaacagacattcagatagCTCTTCCTTCTGGGTGCTATGGAAGAGTAG ctccCCGTTCTGGCCTGGCTGCGAAACACTTCATAGATGTAGGAG ctGGCGTCATAGATGAAGATTATAGAGGAAATGTGGGTGTTGTACTATTTAATTTTGGCAAAGAAAAGTTTGAAG tCAAAAAGGGTGATCGAATTGCACAGCTCATTTGTGAACGGATTTTTTATCCAGAAATAGAGGAAGTTCAG GTTTTGGATGACACTGAAAGGGGTTCAGGAGGTTTTGGTTCTACTGGGAAGAATTAA
- the DUT gene encoding deoxyuridine 5'-triphosphate nucleotidohydrolase, mitochondrial isoform X5 has product MTPVCPRPALGYHFFPCLLRSVFKDARSAAPRAEAAGPPRPLSSTRSLSRGCRGASNVGAQTDRTPLAGSGEAGSPAAPPQGRPATPTISPSKRARPAEDAMRLRFVRLSEHATAPSKGSARAAGYDLYSAYDYTVPPMEKVLVKTDIQIALPSGCYGRVAPRSGLAAKHFIDVGAGVIDEDYRGNVGVVLFNFGKEKFEVKKGDRIAQLICERIFYPEIEEVQVLDDTERGSGGFGSTGKN; this is encoded by the exons ATGACTCCCGTCTGCCCTCGCCCGGCTCTCGGCTACCATTTCTTTCCGTGTTTGCTGCGCTCAGTGTTTAAAGACGCGCGCAGCGCAGCGCCGAGAGCAGAGGCCGCGGGGCCGCCCCGGCCGCTGTCCAGCACTCGCAGCCTGAGTCGGGGCTGCCGCGGCGCCAGTAATGTCGGGGCCCAGACTGACAGGACACCCCTtgcagggagtggggaggctgggagcccggccgcccctccccagggccgcccag CGACACCCACCATCTCCCCCAGCAAGCGGGCTCGGCCTGCGGAGGACGCCATGCGGCTCCGCTTTGTCCGGCTCTCGGAGCACGCCACCGCCCCGAGCAAGGGGTCCGCGCGGGCCGCGGGCTACGACCTGTACAG TGCCTATGATTATACAGTACCACCTATGGAAAAAGTCCTTGtgaaaacagacattcagatagCTCTTCCTTCTGGGTGCTATGGAAGAGTAG ctccCCGTTCTGGCCTGGCTGCGAAACACTTCATAGATGTAGGAG ctGGCGTCATAGATGAAGATTATAGAGGAAATGTGGGTGTTGTACTATTTAATTTTGGCAAAGAAAAGTTTGAAG tCAAAAAGGGTGATCGAATTGCACAGCTCATTTGTGAACGGATTTTTTATCCAGAAATAGAGGAAGTTCAG GTTTTGGATGACACTGAAAGGGGTTCAGGAGGTTTTGGTTCTACTGGGAAGAATTAA